A window of the Pyrodictium abyssi genome harbors these coding sequences:
- a CDS encoding NTPase, with amino-acid sequence MEMYALVTGRPGVGKTTLVRRVVEKLRKEGYTMAGFFCPEVRQSGRRIGFRITSLDGSLEAWLAKIEGCNGPRVGRYNTCQEAEEVARRAVEHIDDVDLIVIDEIGPMELRLRGIREVILRVLRSGKPGLFVVHERLSDREILPILQRRGRWYRVTVENRDRLVDDVYSFVKSLVKRY; translated from the coding sequence ATGGAGATGTATGCGCTGGTTACAGGGAGGCCGGGAGTAGGTAAGACTACACTTGTACGCAGAGTCGTAGAGAAGCTCAGGAAAGAAGGCTATACGATGGCTGGCTTCTTCTGCCCTGAAGTACGCCAGAGCGGCCGTCGTATAGGCTTTAGGATAACTAGTCTTGACGGCAGCCTGGAGGCGTGGCTCGCCAAGATAGAGGGTTGTAATGGGCCGCGAGTAGGCCGCTATAACACGTGCCAAGAGGCTGAAGAGGTAGCACGTAGAGCCGTCGAGCATATCGACGACGTTGATCTGATAGTAATAGATGAGATAGGGCCAATGGAGCTCCGGCTTAGAGGTATACGTGAAGTCATACTGCGTGTACTCCGCTCCGGGAAACCAGGCCTCTTCGTAGTCCATGAGAGGCTGTCCGACAGAGAGATACTACCAATTCTGCAACGGCGTGGTAGATGGTATAGAGTGACTGTGGAGAACCGAGACCGTCTAGTAGACGATGTATATAGTTTTGTCAAGTCTCTTGTCAAGCGTTACTAG
- the rsgA gene encoding GTPase RsgA, with protein sequence MILASWRSLAWIIRRADVVLEVVDARDPISTRSRRLERMVTSLQKKLIIVINKTDLIPREVAEKWKRIFEDQGYRTVYMAARDHKGTRVLRRAIRDVVETYPAIVAVTGFPKTGKSTIINALKGRHSASTSPIPGSPGYTTHAQLYRIGENLYMIDTPGVIPVEGGPLEAVLRGRPPEQLRDPVRPAVMLLERALKYNPRAVKDAYGIDETDPYKILELIAIKRGWKYKSDGEPLIEEAARTVIRDYHTGKLLFYVPPEEYMLRRGQHSARRTRSSIAF encoded by the coding sequence ATGATACTAGCATCATGGAGGTCGCTAGCATGGATAATAAGGCGCGCCGATGTGGTACTGGAGGTTGTTGATGCGCGCGACCCTATATCCACGCGAAGTCGGCGCCTAGAACGAATGGTCACAAGCCTCCAGAAGAAGCTCATAATAGTTATCAACAAGACGGATCTGATACCCCGCGAGGTCGCCGAGAAATGGAAGAGAATATTCGAGGATCAAGGATACAGGACAGTCTACATGGCTGCAAGGGACCATAAGGGCACGAGGGTGCTGCGCAGAGCTATAAGAGACGTTGTAGAGACGTACCCGGCAATAGTAGCGGTTACCGGTTTCCCTAAGACGGGCAAGTCGACCATAATAAACGCGCTTAAGGGGCGCCACAGTGCATCTACAAGCCCTATACCGGGCAGTCCTGGCTATACCACTCATGCACAGCTATACCGTATCGGTGAAAATCTCTACATGATTGACACGCCTGGCGTTATACCTGTCGAGGGTGGGCCTCTAGAGGCAGTTCTCCGGGGCCGTCCCCCAGAACAGCTACGTGACCCAGTACGCCCGGCTGTTATGCTGCTTGAGAGGGCATTGAAGTATAATCCTAGGGCGGTTAAGGATGCCTACGGGATAGACGAGACGGATCCATATAAGATACTCGAACTCATAGCAATTAAGCGTGGCTGGAAGTATAAGAGCGACGGTGAACCACTCATAGAGGAGGCGGCTAGAACAGTCATACGCGACTACCATACAGGAAAGCTACTCTTCTATGTGCCACCGGAAGAATACATGCTAAGACGAGGCCAGCACAGCGCGCGCAGGACCCGGAGCAGTATAGCATTCTAA